From Rissa tridactyla isolate bRisTri1 chromosome 10, bRisTri1.patW.cur.20221130, whole genome shotgun sequence:
TCACAGATTAATTAAGGAGGATTTGTTAAACCTAATGCGGGGACAGCTCCAGTGTTACCAGGGTGGGAACTCCCCcccgtgttttgttttgtttttattttcaaggccCTGGAAGGGGCCTTTCTCAGAGGAAACGGCTGTGCTGCGTTACCTGTGAGGAGCCTGGGCCTCATGGGTAAATAGTGTCCAGCAGAGAAAGGAGGCACTATCTTGGCTGCAAATAATAatctttgaaaaagaataaaatggggCAGGGCCACACACCAGCAATACCTTTAATTTTTTAAGGAAACCTCCCCCTTAAACCCaaaggatttgctgctgccttatgCACATCCCactccgcagcctctctgggAGCTTCATGGATGTTGCCCTGTTTTATCCATCAAGTGTTTGGGACACAAAAGGCAAAGATTATATTCTTCACAGTGCACAGAGACCATCGATACCACTCTAACCTCTTAATCAGGCCTAGCCTATGCAAAATTAAAGTAATTCTTTAAATAAAGATAGCACTTACCTTACCATCCCCAGACATGCTGTCAGGGACTCGGGGTGGAGAGGACTCAGGGATGAGAGGATCACTCATATTTGAGCACAAAGATCCAGCTGAGGGGGAAATACTCCAATTTATAACCTTGTGGGAAAACAAGTTTGATGTTTAATGCAGCAAATCAAGATGTAAACAGAGCTGCAAAAAACCAGCTTCCACTCAGAGTGGGTTTGCTGTTGTACAGAGACACTCAGCGGGTCATTCAGCGGGAGGACATGTCAGGAGGGACATGGCGCCTGTGCTGCTGGTCCGTCACCCCACTTCTCACTTGATCCAATGGCACATGAGGAAAAAGTCACTGGGGAATGGGCTGAAAGCCCTCCCTCGGCACTGGGGCACACTGACAGCCCGACATCTTGCCTCCTGGCAGAGCCGCTTGTGGGCAAAACATGGCGCTTGCTGCCCTGAGGCACCCTGAGCTGTGAGGGGAGAGCCATGAGGGGAAGACCGTgagggggcagccgtggggggaTGGTGAGCCATGAAGGAGAGAGACAAGGGGAAGGCCACAAGGGGAAGGCCGTGAGGGGGGAgccatgaaggagggagaagagaggcagGCCACAAGGGGAAGGCTGTGAGAGGAGAgccatgaaggagggagaagaggggcagGCCACGAGGGGAAGGCCGTGAGGGGGGCCTGCCGCCCTGTGCACACCCCAGCCCTGAGGGGCCTCGCCAGGGCACCGCTGCCATCCGCACGGATTTGGGTGAAGTCTCCAGGTTTCTGTGACGCCCCTTCGATCAGCTCCTCCTCAGCTCCCTCTTGGCAAAGGCGCAGTGTGAAGAAATTGCATTGACAgcaaaactctgtcctctggatGTTTATTCTTTGCGTTTGACAGATTAGATCACAGCTTGTAACGCCAAAGTGTCCACAAAATTAATCTAAGTCTACATTGAAGTTAGCCACCACAGTGTGCCAAGCTGTGTtgagcatttttttattaaaccatTACAGCAAACACCATTCAACACATAATAAAAGAAAGCACATAATAAAAATTAACACGGAAGTTGTACCCTTTGACATGAGTCTATTCCCTACTTAATGACTTAGAGTAGAAATTAGCTACTTAGGTCTACAGTGACATTAGTGTAAGAGGCAGAAATTTCGGAAAACGTTACAACAATCATCTGGGCAAGACACATCAGCTCCGCCGTCAGCCAAAGACGCTCttggctggctctttgggtttcTCAAAGACTGTTTCGCCCCCCGTCCGATCCCGGCTGAATATGGAGGGTGCTGCAGAACCCATTTGttcttggaaaagaaaaccaggagAGGCAATCAGTGAAGTAGCACACCAAATTTGCCGAGTAAAACTAGTGCTGctgaaatacatatatacacatttgataaatatttcatctgtcCATCAACTTAGAAtcattgggttggaagggacctttaaaggccatctagtccaacccccctgcaatgagcagggacatcttccactaggatcaggctgctcaaagccccatccaacctgaccttgagtttTTCCAGGTCAGCTTCCCAAACCTTAAAGCACTCCCATCCCAAGCATGGGACAGCTGACAGCACCTGTAGGTGGTTGCTACCATTGATTGGTCCCAAATCCCTGGCAGGTGCTTCAGAAACTTGGAAACTACTGAGGTCCAGGCCATTATGCTGAAGAGGTGTTAAAATTCATCATCTTTCCTAATACTCTCCCACTGGTGgtggaaaagcaacacaaagaCAGCACACCAGGGCTGTTCAGAGCAAGCAGCCACTCTTCTCTCACCttttattccccccccgcccaccccaaGTTTCTGCTTCATCTCAAACACATCACATTCATCCAATTAAGAGGCCAGAAGTCCTGTAGTCTATGACCAAGCCTCCAATCTTCAACTTGGTCAGTTGTTGACATTGGTTCCAGGGCTTGGTTTGAACCCTGGTTGAGAAGGCAAAGTCAGGGCTCTCCCTCCCACTTTGTCCAGACAAGGAGAATGATGGCTCCAAGCAGAGCCCTGTTACCACCTcttggccaccaagatgatggGTGCAAAGTCCCTGCACTGCCAGGCCAGGGTCTGTGTGCACAGCTGGCTACTGTTTCAGAGGCACACTCTTTCACCTGAAAAGAGCAATTACATCCATGGTTTTCTTTGGAAGACTGCTTAATCATTTCCATCAAGGAGACTCACCACACTGCTTCATCACTTGGTAGGTTTTGGATTTAATTTCCTGGTTTTTGGACAGGTTTCCTCTGGCTCCTTTGAGGTCTTCTTCCTTCACTGGAGGACGCTTCTTTTTCACAGGTGCTGGCTAAGAAATGGACATATTGCCCACACATCAGTATTTTGTGTTTAGAAGCGTAGGGAACAAAACTACCTTAACGCCAAGGCTACAGCATACAGAGTTGCTAATACATATCACACCTATTTCAATTCTGAGACTGTACACTCAGATGCTCCAGATCTTTGCACAACCATGATTTCACTGCCCTTCCCAAAATCTCTTGCCACTATTGCTGTTCTGAAATTGTCTTCTGATTGTACAGCCTTTGGAAGATACAGtggtttgcttaatttttttttttttttaattatttttaaattttctctgtCCGACCCTGCCTGGTCATTCTGCAAGTACAAAATGGTAATTCAAGAATGTATCCAATatttgggaagggaaaaatcCTTCATTACTAAGTGGCGCTTGTCAGTCTACTCACTGCTTTGGGAAATGGGTCAGAGACTCTGAAGTCTGGCTTAATGTAGTTGGATAAACTTAAAAGTTGACCCATAGCTGTTGAATCTAAATTTAGGGAACAAAATTATCTGAGCACACAACAGGGTTGTCTACAAGCATGCACTGAGCACATCTGAAACACTGGACTCAGAACccaaagaaggagaaggaaatccAATATGGAAACAGATGCATCATCAGGTGGTGCACTGCAACGTCCAAGTACTAATCTGTTTACAGTTTATCTTGTTAGAAGAACATCAGGACAACATTAGTTCATATCAGCCTATCCCTACCTTTAAATTAGCACTTCAAAGTCAGACACAACGTCAATCAGCAGCAGTCGGCACCATTAACATTCCCTCTTCAGTTTACTATTTCAAGGAGAGATTGCCAAGGTCCCACCAAGGCAGACCTTCCGTCAGGGTGCAGGGGCACAGGAGATGCgattaaaaagaatgaaagaccCACTCTAACAGATCTGCACACCAAAACATCAACGAGAAACTTCTCTGACCATCACTACATACGCAGGGCTTCTGATATTTGGGTTCCGGCAGTGGTGGAGCCCACTTAAACACTTCTAGCTGCCACCTGTAAAGCTAAAAACAGTTGCAGAGGGAAACAAATCTCCCAAAGGCCTGCGAATGGCTGGAGCAGCAAGTCCCAGGGAGCTTGCAGAGACAGCCCATGCACGCCCAGCTCTCGGCAGGGGCAGGCTGGCTGCACTGGAGCCTTCGGCATGTTTTCCACCAGCTGTAAATTCCCGGGAACGCTCAGAATAGCTTGCTGTCAATCCCTTTTGCATGTGTTGTGGGAAACAAAACATTCACAGGACCTCTGGGGAAAACACTCTACGAGTGGCCAAAGCAAGCAAGAGGAAAGGGTGGTAGCAAACCCTTCGAAATACACAGCAGCTTTTGGTTGGTTAGCTGGTTAACCAAACATCCCTATAGCCAGGGTTTCGCTTGTCCGTCTGCAATGAGAATTGGCATGTGATGGGAATGGTcccccctgcccatggcagccaGCACAGACCCGTGTTGGGACCaacacagaaaagggaaaaaaacctgtgtttaAAGGGAAAAACCCATTGTTTTGTTAACAGCAATACAAAATCTGCTCACGTCCTTCACCAATTATTGGCAAGAGGCAATAACTGCGAGGCTTCTTTCCACCAGGACAAGGGGCTTCTTGGGGACAGGGTAAGAAAAGGAGGCACTAGAGATGCACCAAGACACAGCCAGGCTGAGCAGAACTGTTGGATTTCAcccagttattttaaaataaaacctctcGTGCTTTGGTTACAGGTGAATTTTCCAGCAGGACAGCTGCTGTGGATTAGCTGGCCCCAGCTAAGAAGCTACACAAAAAGGTTACTGGGAGCCACAGAGGTGAGCCCTGGCCCcgccagcaccagcagctgccaGTGTCGCAGCCGCACGACTGCTAATTGCTCCCAACGCAAGTGCATTTATAAGCAGGGTTTGCCAGGAGCCATTCCCAGCTGGCCCAGCAGTGCAGCCTGCGCTTTATCTCCTCCTGTCACAAGTCAAAAAGTGTTGCTTTACAAGATGTACGACTGGTTttttcaagtctctttcttcGGAGTAAAGAAGATAAGCTGAACTGAGTTACTCTGTGTGGTCAAAGGACTGTGCCCTGCCCGTGTCCTTACTCTCCATCCCACCCACCACGTAAAGCACACTGAGGAGAACTCTGCCAGGCACGCACAGCTTGTGTTGAAAACATAACACTTCTGTGAAAACCTCAACATTCCTGAGCTAATTTTAAGATCGCTTTGAAACAGTGATTATCAGGGAACACAGTAAAGACAAACCATTAATTACAAAATGAACGTCAAAGCACGTAACACAAAATTTCAGTCTCAAATATTATATCCTAAGATACAATTTTCAGTCACGCGCTCTGTTTTCCTGCACGTTACTACATTAAGCTATACGTAGCAGCGCACTTCAGTATAGCCACGTCCTTTTCAAAACAACTGCCAAAATTTGAAATCGTTGTCTGAGAAAGCGTGTTGGAAAAGCAGAAATCGCTCCTTCTGTGAAACATCCCAAACCAGAGGAGTGGTTTTCCCCCTTCCtacagaagtaaaaatatttatgataaaacagaacattttaaaactaaattaattaaCCACGCAGAGGGCAACTGCTTTCCTCTCTTCATCAAATAATCCCTCCTAACAACttatgaaaatatataaacagaGCATTTAAATACTTCAACATAATCAAACAAGTCAGAGCAGAAAAGCTGAATGCACTGGTTTATGAGAGTAACTTGCTAACAAGCTATTCCAAGCAAACTGTCTAAACCAGCAACACATTTGTCGGGCGCCCTGCTCTAACGAGAGCAGCCTCCCCATACCTGTGACATAACTGCGGTGCTCACTCGGCCGTAATCCCTTCCCAGGTCGTTTCCCGGCTTTGATTAAATCCAGCCGATGAGCTCTGCGAACGCCTGTATTTTTCCTCTACTTATATAGAGCATCTAACATGAAGTCATGAGCTGGGTCATTTTCCCAAACCAGAACCCCGGATGATTCAGGTTGAGAGAGGCTGTTGTTGCTGAAAGGTTTATTCTTAGCGATGACTAGGGTTTGCAGTATTTACCGCGCCCCGTGCCTGGGGACggatggatttggggacagacgAGAGCAGACAGCTGTGGCAGCGGGATCGCGGGGAAGCCCGATCCACTACAAAATGATTTCCCGGGGAGTCCGCTGGGGCTCTATTTATAACTTTCAAAGGCAAAACTTTGTTATGGACACAAAATTGACTCTGAATCCTcttgcagggggagggggaagaagaaaaatattttgtgtttctttcccagtGTAACAAAATATGCATTCTCTAAACATTATATAAACCTAACATCCAAAGCATAACATTGTGCCCTAAATCACTTTTGCACAGGGATCTTTAACAGAGGAGTATTTTGTGCATTTTGGAGAGTTAATAAAATAGGATATGATTTTACCCTTTCAGTTCTATTGCTGAGTTTGCTCTGACGCTGGTTCTTACACAACTGAGAGAGTAAAATCACTTTCTGCTTACAGCAGTATTAGTAAGTTTAATCACTTCACCTGTCATCCGTATAGGAATAGCTTAGACATGAATAAATTCAGCGCTCCCCACTGTACGTGTTGACAGTAGTAAAAccttttccagaacttttaacaattttttaattaggtagaaaaaacccacaataaacTCTAAGCATGAATTGTACTTTTTGTTACTGGGAGAGTGTTGGGTGGGATGTTGTTTcccttttataattttttttttttgcatcatgcagaaaaaaaaataatcagcttctGTGATCATACTCAACAACTACAAAGAACCAAGACTCCAGGCAGATGTGTTAATACGAGAAAGTCAGACATGACAGACCTCCAAACGTCTTTTACTAGAAATATTGACCCTTGTAGTGGTAGAAATCTGCCCTGGCCTTTTCTCGAGCTCCGCCTGTGTTTTGTTTAGGCTACAGAGAGAAACACGGGAGGTAAAataaaagaggtatttttcaCTATGAAAACACGACACCGATAGCATAGCACTAGCGCCATACGATCAGGATTTGTGGGTTGTGAACAGGCTCCGGGTGCCCATTTTGCCTTTAAGCTGAACTCTTTCCAGGCTTGAGAAGATGCTTTCATTTACATGACTATCAGGGGAATTATTTGTAGGTTAAGAAGCAGTTTGGATGTTATGTACTTAGCCATTCCTTACGttgaatttctattttaaacGCACAGCTTCGTAAACTAGAGGGAACGTTTCTGAAgaacagcagggtttttttctgttgtacaaAGTAACACCTCTCCTTCTCTACTAAGAAGTTTCTATACGGTCCCGTAAGTGTCACTATTCTGACGCTATCTATtaaaacagggaaataaaattctgcacgtttaaagcaaatatttagaatcctgaatattttttcccttcagctttcAAAATTGCTTCATTTAATTTGTACTACATGTTCCTCACTCAAAAGCAACAGTTATGCTTTCATGGCATTttaatttatacaaaaaaaatcaaaacaccttGTTGTGTTTTGGCTTGCATGCCATTCGGGGGTAGGAGGTGAGGCACCTGCAGAGCTAGACAATATATCCTGAAGTTTCTAAGACATCCCCCATAACCTGGACAATTCTGTTCTCTTTGATTACACATTTCTTAAACCAATTCTGAACAAGCAGCACAACCATTTCCTCTTACAGATCGTGGGCtaatttttccttacaaaaaaaacAATCTAAATCTACAGTTACTTACATTTCAGAGTAGAAATCCTGTTTGCCTGGCTGAGGTCCTGAGATCTGTTAAATGGCACATGAACACAAGATAGGCTCATTTATTTAATAACGGCTATTAAAAATGCAAGTTAACCCTCTTATATTCCACTGCAACATGGAAGGGTTGCAGCTAAAGTGTGGCGATGACCATGGAGTAGTGAACGCGCACACGTCTGGCCACTGTGATCTCCAGGAGACACAGATCTTACAGAAGATTTGACTTCTCCTCCAGCAAACTGCTAACATCCCTCACTGGACTGACAGGCTTCATATGTTGAAGATTATTCCCTGAATTCCCTTTAAGGATGCAGCGGGTACAGGGCTGCTTGTGCGTAGTAGATGGTAAGTAACGGGCAAACATTATGGAGGAGTTAGAGATAGTAGTGGATTGATACTGTGCAGGTCCAGCCCAGCAGAACACACTAAACTGCTCCTACCAAGATAGAAGGGGTGACAGCAACAGCAGCTCAATAAGAACAGGATTTCTACTGTATTCTGGCGTAAAGGTATCAACCTTTCACTATGTGtggcctgaaaaaaaaccaaaacgaaaaaaAATCGATCACCTGCACATGGTCATGTTACAGCTTCACAGTGAGCCAGCTCCTGTCCTCCACGGTCCCGCCTCACTCCTCCAGCACTCCGGAAAACTGATGGTAGATACCTTGCCATACCTCCAGGGAACCTGGAGAAGACGACAGCATCTTTCTgcccagcaaagcagaaaaaacccaagctaGGTTACACTCACTTTGTTGGGTATAAGGGAAGGCCAAGTGCTTGCTGCAGGCACTTGGGTAATCAAGGAAGCTGCTTCCCTGAAGTTTAAGATCCAAGTCTGCACTACACAGATAGCACGTAGGAGTGATGTCTTCGTCAGATGGAAAACAACCAGCACTGCTTGCCCTGTCCCCTTTGCATGGTTTTGGAAGGTAGCAGAGACTAAAGTAAGCAGGGAAGACATTGGTCATCTCCAGCATGTGGCCCCCTCTGGAGACAGGGGAGAGATGCTACTTGGTTCTACAACTAGACATCCCCCCGTGGCCCTTTTCTTTCTCCGAGGAGGTACTGCCCAAGTTCTGTGATACAAGGCACTGCACCAGCAAACTTCTCAACAGGATCCTCAGCCATCTTCCCTCAGCTTGCATTTCTGCTACCTGCTGCAAGcaaatcagaagaggaaaagaagataaaaaaggtTAATAAGTTATTGAATTAGGCCATGCCTCTGCCAAGTAGCAGGACACTGGAGGGAAATTCAAAATTTTCTACGTTTACAAGTTCTTGTTGCCAACGACAAAAAGGTCTGGCTTTGCTTGAAAAGCCGAAAGCAGGCTGCGATAATCAGCTGCATGGTTAAAGCATTTTAACACTCCAGAAGGCCTCAGGTCAATGTTCTGCCATCTCAGGATTTCTCAGATTGCACATCGAAGGTTTTATTTTCAATGTGAAAATACAGATGGTTATTATCCACATGCGCACACGCAGAGGGCAAAAACCCTCCCTCAGGGAACACATCCAAGAAGAGCTTGCAAGCATTCTGACAGTCGT
This genomic window contains:
- the MUSTN1 gene encoding musculoskeletal embryonic nuclear protein 1 — translated: MSQPAPVKKKRPPVKEEDLKGARGNLSKNQEIKSKTYQVMKQCEQMGSAAPSIFSRDRTGGETVFEKPKEPAKSVFG